Part of the Xiphophorus couchianus chromosome 2, X_couchianus-1.0, whole genome shotgun sequence genome, ccttCTTGCTTTTCTCCTTGTCCTTCTTCTTGTCTTTAtgtttctccctctccttcttGGTGCCCTCTCCGtctcttgattttattttgatgggGACCTCCGGTAGGGTGAACTCTCGTGGCATGAAGAGGTCGTCAACCTTGACATCCTTCCAAGGCATCTTGAGCTCCTTGGAGAACtccttgtttttgtctctgtttttctccttgttCTTCTCCTTCACCTTGCTCTTGTCCTTTTCCCGATCTTTGTCCTTCGGCTtgtctttctccttcttcttcatcttgGTCTTGAGGTCCTTCTTTAGCTTCTTCTTCACATCAGGCGGTGGCGGTGTGATCTTGCTCTTCTCCTCGAACACCTTGAGCAGCGGCTCGGGGGTGGGCGGAGACGCCGATCCCGACGACACATACTCGGCTGGgatggggggaggaggaggtggcGGGGCCGACGGACCGCCCTGGTTGGCTTTGCGGACAACTTCGTTGATCGAGTCGTCCAAAGTCCAGTTGCCGAGGCCTATGTGGACGTGTGGGTGAAGCGGCGTCGAAGTGTCCTTCATGAAACCGCCGATGCCGGCGGGGATCTTGGGCGTCGACGGCTCCATGATGGTCAGCCTCCTGGGGCTGGAGAAGCCGTTGCTGTCGGAGTCAGAGCCGGAGGAGAAGGCGAAGGGGTCGGGCTCGCGCTCGGCGCACGCTCTGGCGATCACGGCGTCGATGGAGTCGTCGATGGCCGTGTTGTCGGGCTCCAGCTTCTTGAACGAGACTTCGGGGAACTGGGGGTCGTCGTCGACCGGACGCTGGTGGACGATCTCCTTCCCCATCCTCTCGCTCAGAGCGGACAGCTTGTGCAGAGCTTCCACTTTGATCTGAGCTGGAGGCGCTTTAAGAGAGCCCATCTTCGGGCTCTTCGGGCTTTTCGGACTCTTGGTCCTGCCCGGGGACTTTTTCCGCTCCTTAGAAGGTTTCGGAGAGTGTATGGGACTGCCTGCGACCGCAACAGGAAGCGCCCCTTTCGGGGACTTAGTTCGTTGCCTGCCAGGGGACGAGACCTTAGGCTTTCTAACCGGGATGGCGAGTGCCTTCTGGTCCGAGTGTTTGGGTAGGACCAGCAGAGGCCTGAAAGGAGGCAGGGGCCCGGATGGGGTTTCAGGCGACAGGGGGTCGAGGCTGTCGTGGGAAGGCAAAATGCCTGGCGGGACGCGCTGAGGGTTGAGGGAGGTAAGGGGCTCCCTGGGCTCCGCGCCCCACTCTGGGCTGAGACCGGGGTACATCCGTGGCCTCTTGGAGGTGGGCATCATGCCCAGGGCCGCGTCGGGACTGTCCAGGTGTCTCTTTAGCGGGTGGTTTTCGTCGTTGACCATTTCGTCTTCGTCTATTTCATCCTCGTCTTCTTCCAAGGCCACCTGCATGGCCTCAGCCGAGGTGCCCATGTCAGGAGgaacctcttcctcctcctcttctgctGAGCAAAGATAAAACAAACCAGATAAGCAACTCTAGCAACCTTAAAACCCATTTCTAACCCTGGAAAGGTTGGTGTACGCATTTGTGAACATCTTATAATAAAATGCACAGTTGACAAAAGGGCTTTTTGAgagcattaaagaaaaacatcaatgtGTTCACTCATTTTAAAACCCAATCTATGTCACTTTGAGTTGtgcaaaatgcaacaaagaGAATACATTTTCTGAATCAACACCATTAGACTAACCAGGCATGTATAGCAGATGAACCTTCATTATGTGAAAGAGTTTTTGTTCACTGAACAGTTACAAAAACCttgaaacaaaacagagcaCAGAAGACAGCAAAGACAGTCAAACTTACTCCAAAGGAAAAATGACGGACTCACCCTTTAAATTGGATTCCTAAAACAAATACCAGCACAGGTTTAATTTGGAAAATGGATCAGCAGTTGGAGCAGAGTGTTTGCAGACCTTAACAAGCCGCACCTATTGGCAACCCTGTTGGTAGATGCACCTCCTTAAAAGAttcacatttaataaatcaacACAGTGACGGGCTAAAGATGCTGAGTCAGCTGGGTCTCAAATATATTTGGAGAACGTATAAATAAAAGAAGTGGACGAACAAACAGAACGCAAGACGGAAAATTCAGAGCAATACGACAGTTTGCAATACGTTTCATATTTAAGGGCTTCAGCAAACTACAACAAGCCTCGGTTAAGGTCTCCTTCTATGACTCAACAGGAAAAAATGGCCTCCATAAGAGAGCTCCAAGTCCCAAAACCACTGTTGACCAAACAGAAGATAAAGACCCGCctcacatttaccaaacaaaaaaaaatctgatgttccCCCAAGACTTACAAGACTCCGAATGTGTGCAGCATTCAGGACGACTTGCTGTGAGTGGTGGAACAAAGAAGTGTGGCAAAAAGCAGTACGACCATCAGCTTGTGACTGATGCACAACTCTGAAtggatctaaaaaaaaaaggttttcgagtggcctagtcaaagtccagtcctaAATTTGAGTAGGATTATGTGGTGTAAACAGACATGCttgaaaatcctcaaaaatggTTGAATTAGAACAATCCTGTACAGAAGAATGAAGCCAAAGTTCATccccagtaattattgcaataaacgttgatgttggtttttttccttatcaaataatatattattaatagCGTAGTAATGTAAAACGAtcctctcaaagaccaatacatgttaattttatgaaaagcCCTTAACACGGGAactttaaacatccaaaataaaacacgacaaccaaaaataataattaataaaaacaacttacagaccataaataaaatgcattatgaaGGTTCTACAAACAAAATTAACCTTCGAGAAAATAATCAGCAgaattgaaaataattattgatctcattttaatttatcctgCGATTACTTAATTAATTGTGACAGGCTCAAGGCTCACTTTCAAATACTTGACGGCAGCTATCGCCATCAAGGCGTGAAGCAACCAGTTATTAGGTGATGGTTATACTGTAATAACAGTCCGTCTTGGTTTGGACAGATTATTTCCTTTAGTAAATGAAAACAACTCATCGGAAAACCAATATTGCAGTTCGTCAAGTTATTGTTGTTGCAAAAACTTGCACTATGTTCAGAAccatttaaaacagaagaaatctggaaGGGAGaataatactttttcacagtacTCTAGTCAACAAGCATGCTGACCTTCTTGTAAGGAGACCAGAGGCGGCATGTGCTCTGGGATGTAATCCTTTCTCTCCTCTGCATCTCTGACTCCAGGCTGAGGAAACTGCAGGACGTTGTTCTTGTTGAGGGGAAAGAGCGGCGTCTGATGGGTGAACGCCACGGGCTCCAGGTTGTTGACGTAGTCTTCCAGCTCGCTCAGGTTGACCCCCATCAGTCTGAAGGCCTGGCCGAGGTCGTCCAGAACCGGGTCTGTTCTTCCGTCTACAAACACGGGATCAAAACAAGAAGGTAAACCTTTAATCTGTAAGTTTAGGGCTGGATAATCTGACTGGAAGCAGAAGCTGGAGATGATCAACAAGTTTTAGGGTGAACTAAATGAACACTTCAGATGAATTACACAAAACGAAAGCGCGTTACAATTGTTCTTAGTGAAAATAACCGTAAAGTAAGCATAGTGACCACTGAGGTGTGTGGAAGCCGGTCAGGTATTAAGTTACTGCACTTTTTGACACATCAGCCTTTGCTAGGGGGCGCTACTGAAGGGAACAAGTCAACAACAACGTGATCGACAACTTCTGGTTTATTGGAGCAAAAGAAAGTAATCAGAGTATGAAACAGAGAACTTACACAGCTCAGAGTAGCGATGGCAAACCCTTGCCAGCTGCTGGATGTACCTGTGCAGCACATCGGACAGCAGATCGCAGGCTGTGAGCTGCACCGCATCCCAGCCCAGAGCCTGGCAGATCTGCGCCACCGAAACACGCAGCAGCGAGCGGGCATAGTTCTCGCACATCTCGCCGGCTTCGCTACGGTGAAAAATACCACTCAGTTCCGTTTCAAAGACATGACCCCGGTCTTCATGTTTCACCGAACCCCCAACGGACCAGGGGAAACCCACTATCTCGGTTAGTTTTGGACATTTACTTTAGTAGATATATTGGCGCTTTCGCCAGAGTCGCCATCTTGATTCCATCGGTAAAACCCATCCCGGAGGTCTAGTCTGCACATGCGCAAAAGTGATTGTCAGTCAGTGATGGGAATTGGGTAGATGTGAAGAGATCCGAACCTCTTGGCTAAGCTCAGCAAAGCGAgatgaatgtttcatttttttggtttttataattaggtctgattttatttaattagtcttttgtttatatatatatatatatatatatatataaacattaaaGGGTTTGCAAGATATATAAACATATTGCATATATGGACATGCTTCTTACACTTCAGGATGCCATTtgacattatatatatatatacatatatatactactactactactactatacTACTATTGCAACTAGAATATTCTAGTTGCAATATTCTAAAGCAATATTCTAGAATATTGCTTTTATTCTAGTGCATAAAAGCAATAGAATAAACAACAATCTATAACATATATCTGAATATGTATCCTTCCATCAAATATGCTGTCTTTAAATTGTCCCTCCCTTTGATTTATCCTGGTGATCCTCATCCTGGCTTCTGTAATTTTCTAACTTAGCCcagattgattgattttatcaCTGATTCTGGTCTGTCATCACTTGACACACCAGAGGCTGTCTGTGGCTGTTTCAGTTCCTCAATAGCTCCCTCTGCCGTCACAATATGCAATGATCACACAGTGTAACACTGcacttcctttattttttttttgtaatgatcTTTAACTCCTTATGCTGGGCGAGTGAGACACTGAGCTTAAGGGAGAGTGACAACTGACTATCCTTCATTAGTGTGTGACAAATATTAATGTCAcgtgtgcaaaaaaaatgtggtCATCGGTCACGGACGCGAACCGGCCAATCAAGTCGGCTCAGTCACGAACAGCACACCCCAACTGCTTGAGCACATACAGGAAGCCCCGCCGTCGATAACAGATCGTTGGACGAAACAGTCAGGGGCAACATGGTCGATGTTTGAGCGCCGTCATTGTCGAAAAGGAAGCTCTCGAGACAGACTCGCAGTAGTTTTAGCtggaaaatatgaatataaaagtTATACCAAGGGTTAGTTCTAAGGTTTCGGCTCTTAACGCAGAGTCAAATCTCCTTCGCACTGGTAGCTTCTGGCTAGTAACAAATTGGCAGCGAATAAGATCGGCGTGTTCCTCCCCTTGTTGAAGTTGTTGCGTTTTAGGCAAACTAGGAAATTTCAGACTCGTCATTGTGTTTCAAAGTTCAGGTGAACGTAAACGATATCGGCTCGTCGGTTCTTGTTTTTTCGCACCTTCTATAGCCTACACAAGGTGGTGCTGgattattatgaaaaataagACCCAGTGATTTGTAGTGgcattaatttaaatttctattaaaatgttaactgTTGGTGTTCAGTGGTATAGTAGTGGTAGAGGATAGGACACGTTTGGAAGCTTGTTTTCAGATAGCACCTTTTCAAGCTTGGTGTCTTAGTCGTTTCTTTGTTGATAAAGCTGTGATGGTGCTTCTATTTacacctaaatgtttcagatcatcaaacaattttattgttaagacaaagacaaatataaaaatgtggttttcaaaAGATGAATTGAACACTCGAATGGTACTAATGTCAAGTTGgataaaatacttcaaaacgCATCATGCCCTGATCcaaagaaattgaaaaacagatgagaaaaaaaaaaaagtgattcattCCATCTGTCTGAAAATGGCAACAAACAGAAGCGGTAAtctagaaatggaaaaaaacatgaaactgtggcAAACGATTCAAATACTAAAATTACTCCAGGAGTATATTGTGAACTCATTTAGGTCAAAGAATAACCAAGAACTACATCTAAAACACTTCAAATCTCCCCATTCCCACAATTCCCAGTTTTCAGGGTTAGTATtaatacatacaaaataaaagtagtcAAGGGAAACCGCATTATATGGATTGATAGCAACCCTGCATGTAGAAGGGGTTTAAGCGATGGATAGACATTGCTCAACTCTGTTACCATCAGTACTTATGATATGTTGTTAGCATTAATGCATCTGTGGTTTATCAATCAGTCACCATAAAACCGAGACATGCGTAAGATGATAGCCTCAAGGCCTGAAGAGATAAATCAAGCAAGAAAAACTGACAATATGGTAAATATTCAGTACCGCTTGAACCTTTTACGCAATTAGCCTGAATATAACCTCAAACTTAATGTATTCTagtaggattttatgtgatgaaccAACACGCAgtgcataaatgtaaaattgaagaaaaatgcaAGGCTTTTTCTATGAATGAAAATTAATGGTGTGGATTTGTGTTCATCCCTCCTGACTCAATACAACTTATGCTGCAATTTCTGTAGGTCTTTGCAATATGTATCTTCGAGCTTAGCACATCCAGGGACGACTTTC contains:
- the taf3 gene encoding transcription initiation factor TFIID subunit 3 isoform X2; translated protein: MCENYARSLLRVSVAQICQALGWDAVQLTACDLLSDVLHRYIQQLARVCHRYSELYGRTDPVLDDLGQAFRLMGVNLSELEDYVNNLEPVAFTHQTPLFPLNKNNVLQFPQPGVRDAEERKDYIPEHMPPLVSLQEEEEEEEVPPDMGTSAEAMQVALEEDEDEIDEDEMVNDENHPLKRHLDSPDAALGMMPTSKRPRMYPGLSPEWGAEPREPLTSLNPQRVPPGILPSHDSLDPLSPETPSGPLPPFRPLLVLPKHSDQKALAIPVRKPKVSSPGRQRTKSPKGALPVAVAGSPIHSPKPSKERKKSPGRTKSPKSPKSPKMGSLKAPPAQIKVEALHKLSALSERMGKEIVHQRPVDDDPQFPEVSFKKLEPDNTAIDDSIDAVIARACAEREPDPFAFSSGSDSDSNGFSSPRRLTIMEPSTPKIPAGIGGFMKDTSTPLHPHVHIGLGNWTLDDSINEVVRKANQGGPSAPPPPPPPIPAEYVSSGSASPPTPEPLLKVFEEKSKITPPPPDVKKKLKKDLKTKMKKKEKDKPKDKDREKDKSKVKEKNKEKNRDKNKEFSKELKMPWKDVKVDDLFMPREFTLPEVPIKIKSRDGEGTKKEREKHKDKKKDKEKSKKDKDKKEKNKDRNKEDKQKQSLSTFSLSDLPPLFSPSTCLRVPSMLPSLAPILHDKEVKSKEKEKKKDKKEKKKKKDKDKDKEREKAKEKEREKEEKRKEKEREKEKREKEKEKEKEKIRLEKVKMETPVVLPSPVIPRLTLRVGAGQDKIVISKVVPNSEPKTPGTKTPAAKSAPGNRPRTPPPPPVLPPVVPILPPASPLQPAPAPPGSLLPLPSMLPPAASVKPPVRSVVTETVSTYVIRDEWGNQIWICPGCNKADDGSPMIGCDDCDDWYHWPCVGILTPPPEDQPWFCVKCSSKKKDKKHKKKKHKPH
- the taf3 gene encoding transcription initiation factor TFIID subunit 3 isoform X1, with product MCENYARSLLRVSVAQICQALGWDAVQLTACDLLSDVLHRYIQQLARVCHRYSELYGRTDPVLDDLGQAFRLMGVNLSELEDYVNNLEPVAFTHQTPLFPLNKNNVLQFPQPGVRDAEERKDYIPEHMPPLVSLQEAEEEEEEVPPDMGTSAEAMQVALEEDEDEIDEDEMVNDENHPLKRHLDSPDAALGMMPTSKRPRMYPGLSPEWGAEPREPLTSLNPQRVPPGILPSHDSLDPLSPETPSGPLPPFRPLLVLPKHSDQKALAIPVRKPKVSSPGRQRTKSPKGALPVAVAGSPIHSPKPSKERKKSPGRTKSPKSPKSPKMGSLKAPPAQIKVEALHKLSALSERMGKEIVHQRPVDDDPQFPEVSFKKLEPDNTAIDDSIDAVIARACAEREPDPFAFSSGSDSDSNGFSSPRRLTIMEPSTPKIPAGIGGFMKDTSTPLHPHVHIGLGNWTLDDSINEVVRKANQGGPSAPPPPPPPIPAEYVSSGSASPPTPEPLLKVFEEKSKITPPPPDVKKKLKKDLKTKMKKKEKDKPKDKDREKDKSKVKEKNKEKNRDKNKEFSKELKMPWKDVKVDDLFMPREFTLPEVPIKIKSRDGEGTKKEREKHKDKKKDKEKSKKDKDKKEKNKDRNKEDKQKQSLSTFSLSDLPPLFSPSTCLRVPSMLPSLAPILHDKEVKSKEKEKKKDKKEKKKKKDKDKDKEREKAKEKEREKEEKRKEKEREKEKREKEKEKEKEKIRLEKVKMETPVVLPSPVIPRLTLRVGAGQDKIVISKVVPNSEPKTPGTKTPAAKSAPGNRPRTPPPPPVLPPVVPILPPASPLQPAPAPPGSLLPLPSMLPPAASVKPPVRSVVTETVSTYVIRDEWGNQIWICPGCNKADDGSPMIGCDDCDDWYHWPCVGILTPPPEDQPWFCVKCSSKKKDKKHKKKKHKPH